The sequence GAGGGTGGACGAGTCGCACCTCCAGGCGGTGGCGGAGGGCGCCCTCCACACCCGAGGCCGGAAGAACCTGACGGAGGCGTTGAGCAAGGCGCGCGGGCGTGACAGCCTGCAGGCGTTCGAGAAGCTCACCGAGGTGGTCGACGGCCGCCGCCGCTTCGCCGCCGTGCCGCAGCTGATCACTCCGGCTTCCGAACTGCTGGGTCAGGAGGGCGAGGCGATCGAGGACCAGATCCGGGACCTCGTACGGCGGTACGGGGACAGTCTCCAGACGGACCGCAGGCACCTGCTGGAGCAGTACGCCATCGTCGACATGGCCCGCAAGGTGGTCGGTGTCGGCAGTGTCGGCACGCGCTGCTGGATCGTGCTGCTGTTGGGCCGCGACGGCGAGGACCCACTGATCCTGCAGGCGAAGGAGGCCGGTGACTCGGTCCTCGCCGCGTACGCGGGGCCCAGCGAGTACGCCACCGGGGGCGAGCGGGTCGTGGCCGGTCAGCGGCTGATGCAGGCCGCGAGCGACATCTTCCTCGGCTGGCAGCAGACCCAAGGGCTCGACGACGTCGAACGGGACTTCTACGTACGCCAGCTGCGCGACTGGAAGGGCATCGCCGAACCCGCCCGGATGGTGCCGCGGGGCATGCGGGTCTTCGCCTCGCTCTGCGGCGTGACCCTGGCGCGGGCGCACGCCCGGTCCGGCGACCGGATCGCCATCGCGGCGTACCTGGGCCGTGGCGACGTCTTCGACCAGGCCCTCGTACGGTTCGCGGAGAGCTACGCCGACCTCAACGAGCGGGACCACCAGCGTCTGGTGGACGCCATCGCGTCCGGTCGGGTGACCGCCGTCGCGGCCTGAGCAGGAGACCGGACGGGCGCTTCGGCCAGTCGGCTGACAGGGCTGACACGGCGGGCGAGGTGCCCGGCCGTCTCCCGCGGCCGTGGCACTCTGCGCGCATGACAGCAGCGAAGGCGGGACCGGCCGGGGCGGCGGGGAGCGCGGGGAAGACGAGACTCATCCTGCTGACACTCGCCGCCGGGCAGTTCCTGATGGCCCTGGACAGCTCGGTCATGAACGTCTCGATCGCCACGGTGGCGGAGGACATCGGGACCACCGTGAGCGGGATGCAGGGCGCGATCACGGCCTACACGCTGGTGATGGCGATGCTCATGATCAGTGGTGGCAAGGTCGGCGCGCTCATCGGACGCAAACGGGCGTTCATGATCGGCTGCGTCATCTACGGACTGGGGTCCCTCACGACCTCGCTCGCCCCGAACCTGACGGTCCTGCTGCTGGGCTGGTCGTTCCTGGAGGGCGTGGGCGCGGCGCTGATCCTGCCCGCGATCGTGGCGCTCGTCGCCTCCAACTTCGGCAAGGAACAACGGCCCGCCGCCTACGGTCTGGTCGCGGCGGCGGCAGCCGTGGCGATCGCGGTCGGACCGCTGATCGGCGGCGCCGCGACCACGTTCTTCTCCTGGCGCTGGGTGTTCGCCGGGGAGGTCGTGATGGTCCTCGTCATCCTGCTGCTGGCCCGCCCGATCGTCGACGCGCCCCCGGACCACCGGCCGCGGATCGACGTGCTCGGCGCGATCCTGTCCGCCGCGGGGATCGGGCTGTTCGTGTTCGGCATCCTGCGGACCAGCGAATGGGGTTGGTTCCGGCCCAAGGCCACGGGCCCCTCGTGGTTCGGGGTCTCGCCCGTCGTCTGGCTGGTGATGGCCGGGCTGCTGCTCGTCTGGCTGTTCTTCCGCTGGGAGGCACGCCTGGTGGCGCGGGGTGTCGAACCGCTCGTCGACCCGGAACTGCTGAAGAACCGGCAGCTCTCCGGCGGGCTGACGATGTTCCTCTTCCAGTACCTCGTGCAGATGGGCGTGTTCTTCGTCGTCCCGCTCTACCTGTCGGTGGCGCTCGGCCTGTCCGCCCTCCACACGGGCGCGCTGATCCTGCCGCTCTCCATCACGCTGCTCGCCGCCGCGATCGGGGTTCCCCGGTTCATCCCGAACGCCTCGCCCCGGCGCGTCGTGCGGTGGGGAATCCTGGCGATGTTCGCCGGCGCCGTCGTTCTGATGGCCGCCCTCACCCCGGATTCCGGCGCGGAGGTCGTGACCGTGCCCATGCTGCTCATCGGGCTCGGGATCGGGCTGCTCGCCTCCCAGCTCGGGGCCGTCACCGTGTCGGCCGTACCGGACGAGCAGAGCGCCGAGGTCGGCGGCGTCCAGAACACCGTCACCAACCTCGGCGCCTCGATCGGCACCGCCCTCGCCGGGTCGATCATGATCGCCGTGCTGACGAGTTCGTTCCTCACCACCATCGACCAGAACCCGGCGATCCCGGCCGACGTCAAGACCCACACGCACACCGCCCTCGCCGGGAGCGCCCCGTTCCTGTCGGACGAGCAGCTCACCACGGCCCTCGAAGAGGCGGGCACGGACCCGGTGGTCGCCCAGGCGGCACTCGACGCGAACGAGAAGGCGCGGATCGAGGGGCTGCGGGCCGCGCTCGCCCTCCTGGCTCTGGCGGCGCTGCTCGCCCTCTTCTTCACCCAGCGCATCCCGGCGGCCCAGCCGGGCGCCGCACGGAAACCGGAGGGCGCCCCGTCATGACGGGTGCGGACTCGGGGTCGTCCCCTCGGCGGGGGCGGTGGTGTCCTCGGCGAGGAAGTCCGTGACCGCGAGGGCGAAGAGCAGGGCGAGGGCGAGGCCCACGACCACCCAGCCGGTCGGGTAGGACCACAGGATGTAGACGATGACGGCGATCGCGACCAGGCCCCAGGTGAACCAGGCACGGTGGCGCCGGATGAACGGGCCGACCGGACCGGTGCGCAGGCCCAGCCGGTCGGCCGTGGCGCGGGTGGCGACGATCCCGGAGTGCCAGATCTGGCGGGCGGCCGTGGCGTACTTGCCCGGGCCGGAGAGCCAGGCGGCGAGGGCGATCACGATGCCGAGGACCACGACCATCCGGATCGTCGTGCGCAACAGGCGGATCATCGCGTCGTAGACGGAGCCGGCCGCGGCCTGGGAGACGGTGTCCGGGAGCGCGTTGAGGTAGACCGTACGGAAGACGGTCAGCCCGAGGCCGAGGACCGCGACGGAGAACGCCACCGCGAGGGCCGCGGTCACCAGGATGCGGCGCCGGTGGGCGGAGAGCAGAACGCCTGCGGCGACGAGCAGTACGGCGATGATCGGCAGCCATACGCCGAGGATCTGGAGCAGCCGGAAGCCGGTCTTGACCCGGCCGATGTCGTTGGACTGTACGACGGTGAAGTCGGTGTGGATCTCCGGGATCTTGGCCGCGACGCCCATCCCGGCATCCACGAGCCGCGTTTTGACCTGCTCGATCACCGGCGCGAGGTCGATGGTCACCGCGTCGTTCTTGATCTCCACCGCGCCGTCACCGCTACCGGTGAGGGCCTTGACGAGCGAGGTGTGGATGGTGCGGTTGGCGTTGGTCCAGATCGTCTCGAACTGGTCCGAGGCGATGACGTCCTGCGCCTTCTCCTTGACGAAGCTGCTGACCGCGCCCTCCAGCGAACCGCCGAGCTTGCCCAGTGCCTTCTGGAGCAGCGGCCGTTGGTCGGGGGCCACGTCCTCCAGGAGGGTGGCGAGATCGAGGTGCTCCATCAGGGCGGCCGTGACCCGGTTGGCGGCGGCCGCCTGCACATCGGGGTCGGAGGCCAGTGGGGCGACCGTGGAGACGTAGCGGTCCGTGTTCCCCACGATGCTGGAGGTCCAGGACGCGACGATGCCGAGCGGGGCCAGCACACAGCCGATGATGATCAGCAGTGCGGACAGCAGCGACTTCATCCGGTGCTTCGGCGGAGTCCTTTGCGCGGCCTCCGATTCCAGGGCGGCGACCCTGGCCCGCAGCGCCGCGAGTTCGCCCGCGTTCTCGTCACCCTGCATGGCTGACCTCCTACCGGATCGGGAGCCGGTGGATCCCTCGAGATCCGGTTGGATGACGCTGAAGCTGCGCCGAGGCAGGCGATGGCGGCTCTCCTTGCCCCCACAGCCTGCCTCGGCCGGCCGGGGGCGGCATCCGCAGCTCGGCCGTACGGATGAACGGGCGGCGCGGCGCCGGTTTCACGGAGGGGGAAGGCCTGGGTCGGCGCGCTGTGCGCTTCCACTCGGCGGGGAGGACGTCCGTACGGAGCGGACGATCAAGGGAGAAGGAGGAGTACCCACTCCTTTCCACTCTCAAGTTATAACGCACAGGGGGGCTTGCGGCAAGGCCCCTCCTGTCCCGCAGAATCGCTCCTCGAAGCCAGGACCTGCGGAAACGGGAGATCCCCCTCGTGCGTGTGCTGTTGTCGGTCGATAGGTCGTTCGATGAGTTCGCGGGTACCACCGCAGAGAGGAGCAGCTGAGATGAACTCCCTGACCACCAGTGCGTTCGACCTTCCCGCCCGCCTGGCCCCCAAGGCCGACCCGGCGCTGATCGGCGAGGACGAGAAGCACTTCGCGGCCGTCGCGGAGAGCCTGGAGCAGACGATCGCCGAGCTGTCGGACCGTCTGGAGGCCCTGCGCCGGGCTCCGGGCGGTCTGGGCCGTGAGGCGATGGACCGGGACGTGGAGATCCATCGACTGACGGGCCGTCTGCGGGCGCTACGGCGCTTCGGGTTGGACCTGTGCCTCGGTCGGATGGTCGGCGAGGACGATTCCGAGCCCGTGTACATCGGGCGGCTCGGTCTCACCGACGACGCCGGCAACCGGCTGCTGATCGACTGGCGTTCGCCCGCGGCCGAGCCGTTCTTCGCCGCGACCCACGCCGACCCGATGGGCCTGGCGAGCCGCCGCAGGTACCGCTGGACCCGGGGCCGGATCGGTGACTACTGGGACGAGGTGTTCCTCGCCGACGCCTTCGAGGGGCACGCCGCGCTCGACGACCAGTCCGCCTTCATCGCCGGGCTGGGCGGCAGCCGCTCGCCGCGGATGCGGGACGTGCTCGCCACCATCCAGTCCGACCAGGACGCCATCATCCGCGCGGGCTCGCGGGGTGCTCTCGTCGTGGACGGTGGTCCGGGCACGGGCAAGACCGTCGTGGCCCTGCACCGCACCGCGCACCTCCTCTACTCCGACCCTCGCCTCGGTCACCGTCGGGGCGGCGTGCTGTTCGTCGGCCCGCACCAGCCCTACCTGGCCTATGTCGCCGATGTCCTGCCCAGCCTCGGCGAGGAGGGCGTGCAGACCTGCACCGTGCGGGACCTCGTCGCCGAGGGGGCCGCGGCCGTGCCCGAGGCCGACCCGGAGGTGGCGCTCCTGAAGTCGTCCGCGGCCATGGTGAAGGCGATCGAGAAGGCCGTCAGGATCTACGAGGAGCCGCCCACCGAGGGGATGACGGTCGCCACGCCGTGGTCCGACGTCCGGCTGAGCCCGGACGACTGGGCCGAAGCGTTCGAGGCCGCCGCCGGTACCGCGCACAACGAGGCACGCGAGCTGATCTGGGAGGAGTTGGTGACGATCCTGCTCGACAAGTTCGACGACGAGGACCTCTCGGCCGACCTGTTGCGCGGAGCGCTGCGGTACGACGAGGAGCTGATCGCGACGCTCGACCGCGCGTGGCCGACGATCGACGCGGCGGATCTCGTCGGGGACCTGTGGTCGGTGCCGTCCTACCTGCGGATGTGCGCTCCGTGGCTCAGCCGCGAGGAGGTGGCGATGCTGCAGCGCGCGGACGCCCAGGCCTGGACGGTGTCCGACCTGCCGCTCCTGGACGCGGCGCGGCAGCGGCTCGGCGACCCGGAGTCGGCACGACGGCTCCGGCGGCGGGGCGCCGCGGTGGCCGCCGAACGCGAGCGCATGGCCGGGGTCATCGACGACCTGCTCGCGGCCGATGACGACGGTGAGGGCGCGGTGACGATGCTGCGCGGCAAGGATCTGCAAGGCAGCCTGATCGACGAGGACGCGCTGCCCGGGGCGGACCCGGACCTGCTCGCCGGGCCGTTCGCGCACATCGTCGTGGACGAGGCCCAGGAACTGACCGACGCGGAGTGGCAGATGCTGCTGCTGCGCTGCCCGTCCCGGAGCTTCACGATCGTCGGGGACCGCGCGCAGGCCCGGCAGGGGTTCACGGAGTCGTGGCAGGAGCGGCTGGAGCGGGTCGGCTTCGACCGGATCGAGGTGGCCTCCCTGAGCATCAACTACCGGACGCCCGAAGAGGTCATGGCGGTGGCGGAGCCGGCCATCCGGGAGGCGCTCCCGGACGCCAACGTGCCGATCTCCGTCCGCGGCAGCGGCATTCCCGTCGCGCACGGCTCGGTCACGGAGCTGGCCGCGATCCTCGACGGCTGGCTGGAGGAGCATGCCGACGGGGTCGCCTGTGTCATCCGCGCCGAGGACATCGGCGCCGCCGATATCGGGGCCACAGACATCCGGGCCGGAGCCTTCCGCGAGACCTCCCGGGTCCGGTCGCTGACGCCCGGACTGTCGAAGGGGCTGGAGTTCGACCTCGTCGTGCTCCTCGACCCGCAGACCTTCGGCACGGGGATCGAAGGGGCGGTCGACCGCTACGTCGCGATGACCCGCGCGACGCAGCGACTCGTCGTCCTCACGAGTTCCTGACCCGGTCGTGGACCGGGGCCGTCGCGTCCCGCTCGCCGGTCCCGCGCCGCCGCCTGACCGCTCCGGCCGCCACGATCACGAGGACCGCGGCGCCGTACGCGGTCGCGCTCAGCGCCGGTCGGTGGCCGACGACGGGTGCGAGGAGGTAGACCGCCGCGCCCGCGAGGGCGATGCCGAGCCATTCCCAGCGGCCGTCCAGGGCCACGAGGGCGATCAGCAGCAGGGCGTACCAGGAGTATCCGGGGGTGAGGAGCACGAAGGCCCACCCGGTGACCAGGAGGGCGCCGCTCCAGGGGCGTCCGGGGTCGCCGCGCCGCATCACGTACAGGGACACCCCCGCCATGGCGGCGAGGAGTACCGGAAACGCCCAGCTGTCGGGCAGGAGGAGTCGGAGCAGGGCGTAGCGGGAGCCCGCGGAGGGGTCGTCGTAGCCCTCCTCGTCCACGTAGCCACCGAGGTAGCCGAGGACGGAGTCGTGCGAGAGGAGGACGTAGGGCAGGTAGGCGAGCAGGACGAAGGCGGCGGCGGGGACCAGGACGGCGGCCGCGTCGCGGACCCGGCGCACCCCCGACAGCGCCCCGGGCAGGACGACGGCGGGCATCAGTTTGGTGGCGACGGCGGCTCCGAGGACCAGGCCTCCGGCCGCCCGGTGGCGGAGCCCGCGCTGCGCGACGAGTCCGAGGCCGATCACGGTGAGCAGCACGCCGAGGACGTCGACGTGCGCGTTGTTCACGGCTTCGATCGGTACGGCGGGACACCAGGCCCAGTAGGCCGCCCGGCGCGGGTCCAGGCCCCGGCGGCGCAGGATCAGCAGCAGTGCGCCCGTCACGCCGAGGGAGAGGAGACCGGCTCCGATCTGGAGCGGCTTGTGCCGGGCCCCCTGCGGGGAGAGCTGGTCGACGGCCAGGAAGTACGCCTCGGCGACGGGCGGGTAGATGGTGTGCACGGCGGGCCGGTTGATGCGGGTGCAGTGCGGTACGGGGCCTTCGCCGGGAATCGGGGCACGGTCCGGGCCCGCGCAGGCGGCGCCCGTGGGGAAGAGCCAGGGGTCGCGCAGCCGGGCCGGCCCCGGATCCTGCGGGGCGTGGTCGTACGGGGAGATGCCGGCCGACTGGACCCGGCCGTCCCAGGCGTAGCGGTAGGAGTCGGTACTGGTGCGGGGCGGCGCCACCAGCCCGGTCATGGCGACGGTGAGGGCACCGGCGAGGAGCAGGGGCACGACGTGGCCGGTCGGGACCTTGCGCAGGGCGAGCAGCGCGAGGGCGAACAGTGCCCAGCAGGCCGCGTACCGGAGGAACAGCCCCGTGCCGTCGGTGAAGTAGCCGTCGTGGCGGACGGTCAGGACGAGGGCGGCGGTGAGGGCGAGAAGGGCGGTCGGTGCGAGGAAGGCGAAGGCGGTCGGTGCGCCGAAGGTCGCGGGCGTGGTCGGGACGGTACGCGGTTTCACCTCCGCAGCGTTTCAGCCGCGGGTCCGGAAGGGGCGTCCGCCGTCCCGCACGTCCGCGTTCCGTAAGGTGTTCCGTCCGCTCATCGGGGCGTCGGCGCGGTGTCATGGGCTCATGCGCTTCATTCCGCCCCCGGGCCCGCCGATCACGTTCACGGCGCGGCTGCACGACGCCCGCACCGCGACGGTGATCGGCCGTCTGCTCGGGCTCGCCGTCGTCGTCTGTTTCGCCACGGGTGTGCTCAGCCACTTCCTCCAACACCCACCGGTCTGGTTGGCCGACCGGCTGCCGAGCCGCCCGTACTGGGGCTACCGGGTCACCCAGGGGCTGCACGTGGCCTCCGGCACCGCCGCGATCCCGCTGCTGCTGGCCAAGCTGTGGGCGGTCTATCCGCGGCTCTTCACGTGGCCGCCGGTACGGTCCGTGCTCCACGCGCTGGAACGGCTCTCGGTGGCGGTGCTCGTGGCCGCCGCGATCTTCCAGCTGTTCACCGGGCTGCTGAACACCTTCCAGTGGTACCCCTGGCCGTTCTCGTTCGTGCCCGTGCACTACGCCGTCGCCTGGCTCCTGCTGGGGGCGCTGCTGCTGCACGTCGCCGTTCAATGGCCCCGGATCCGTGACCACTTCACCCGCCGCTCCCCCGGCACCCTGGCTCTGCCCGAGGCCGACGGTCCGGACCGGCGCCAACTGTTGGCGGCGGTCGCGGCCGGGGTCGGGGCGGTCACGCTGACCACGGTCGGGCAGTCCGTCACCGCGCTCGGCCCGCTGGAGCTGTTCGCTCCGCGCAGCCCGGCCCACGGACCGCAGGGGCTGCCGGTGAACCGTACGGCCGCCGCGGCGCGGGTGACGGCGGCCTCGCTGGACGGCTGGCGGCTGACCTTGGCCGGTCCGCGCCCGGCCGCCCTCGCCCTGGCGGAACTGCGCGCGCTCCCGCAGCACGAGGTCACACTGCCCATCGCCTGTGTGGAGGGCTGGAGCAAGTCCGCCCGGTGGACGGGCGTACGGGTACGGGACCTGCTGGAGCTGGCCGGCGGGGGCCCGGCCTCCCGCTGCCGGGTGGTGTCGCTGGAAGCGGTGGGCGCGTACCGGGTGATGGAGATGGGCCGGCTGTACGCGCAGGACCCGCTCACCCTGCTGGCGCTGCGCCTGAACGGTGAGGAGCTGTCCCTGGACCACGGCTACCCGGCGCGGATCATCGCCCCGAACCGGCCGGGCGTGCTGCAGACCAAGTGGGTCGGCCGACTGGAGGTGCTGTGATGGCCTTCCGGTACACGGTCGGCGGGATCGGCGTGGTCGTGCTGGCGTTCGGCGGCTTCCTGCTGGTGCGGGAGCCCGAGCCGTGGCGGATCGCCCTGTGGCTCGTGGGCGGCGTCCTCGTGCACGACGGGCTGATCGCCCCGCTGGTCATCGCCGTCGGGGCGCTCTGCGCGGCGGCGGGCCTGCGCCTGCGCGGGGTCCCGCGCGCCGCGCTGGTCGTCGCGGGTTCCCTGACGGTGATCGCCCTGCCGCCGCTGCTGCGCCCCGGTGGTGTGGCGAACGCGTCGGTGCTGCCGTTGGACTATCCGCGGAACTGGCTGCTGGCGATGGTCACGATCGGCGTGCTCACGGCCGGGTACGCGGGGGCGCGCGCATG comes from Streptomyces virginiae and encodes:
- a CDS encoding molybdopterin-dependent oxidoreductase; the encoded protein is MRFIPPPGPPITFTARLHDARTATVIGRLLGLAVVVCFATGVLSHFLQHPPVWLADRLPSRPYWGYRVTQGLHVASGTAAIPLLLAKLWAVYPRLFTWPPVRSVLHALERLSVAVLVAAAIFQLFTGLLNTFQWYPWPFSFVPVHYAVAWLLLGALLLHVAVQWPRIRDHFTRRSPGTLALPEADGPDRRQLLAAVAAGVGAVTLTTVGQSVTALGPLELFAPRSPAHGPQGLPVNRTAAAARVTAASLDGWRLTLAGPRPAALALAELRALPQHEVTLPIACVEGWSKSARWTGVRVRDLLELAGGGPASRCRVVSLEAVGAYRVMEMGRLYAQDPLTLLALRLNGEELSLDHGYPARIIAPNRPGVLQTKWVGRLEVL
- the helR gene encoding RNA polymerase recycling motor ATPase HelR, which produces MNSLTTSAFDLPARLAPKADPALIGEDEKHFAAVAESLEQTIAELSDRLEALRRAPGGLGREAMDRDVEIHRLTGRLRALRRFGLDLCLGRMVGEDDSEPVYIGRLGLTDDAGNRLLIDWRSPAAEPFFAATHADPMGLASRRRYRWTRGRIGDYWDEVFLADAFEGHAALDDQSAFIAGLGGSRSPRMRDVLATIQSDQDAIIRAGSRGALVVDGGPGTGKTVVALHRTAHLLYSDPRLGHRRGGVLFVGPHQPYLAYVADVLPSLGEEGVQTCTVRDLVAEGAAAVPEADPEVALLKSSAAMVKAIEKAVRIYEEPPTEGMTVATPWSDVRLSPDDWAEAFEAAAGTAHNEARELIWEELVTILLDKFDDEDLSADLLRGALRYDEELIATLDRAWPTIDAADLVGDLWSVPSYLRMCAPWLSREEVAMLQRADAQAWTVSDLPLLDAARQRLGDPESARRLRRRGAAVAAERERMAGVIDDLLAADDDGEGAVTMLRGKDLQGSLIDEDALPGADPDLLAGPFAHIVVDEAQELTDAEWQMLLLRCPSRSFTIVGDRAQARQGFTESWQERLERVGFDRIEVASLSINYRTPEEVMAVAEPAIREALPDANVPISVRGSGIPVAHGSVTELAAILDGWLEEHADGVACVIRAEDIGAADIGATDIRAGAFRETSRVRSLTPGLSKGLEFDLVVLLDPQTFGTGIEGAVDRYVAMTRATQRLVVLTSS
- a CDS encoding glycosyltransferase 87 family protein; its protein translation is MKPRTVPTTPATFGAPTAFAFLAPTALLALTAALVLTVRHDGYFTDGTGLFLRYAACWALFALALLALRKVPTGHVVPLLLAGALTVAMTGLVAPPRTSTDSYRYAWDGRVQSAGISPYDHAPQDPGPARLRDPWLFPTGAACAGPDRAPIPGEGPVPHCTRINRPAVHTIYPPVAEAYFLAVDQLSPQGARHKPLQIGAGLLSLGVTGALLLILRRRGLDPRRAAYWAWCPAVPIEAVNNAHVDVLGVLLTVIGLGLVAQRGLRHRAAGGLVLGAAVATKLMPAVVLPGALSGVRRVRDAAAVLVPAAAFVLLAYLPYVLLSHDSVLGYLGGYVDEEGYDDPSAGSRYALLRLLLPDSWAFPVLLAAMAGVSLYVMRRGDPGRPWSGALLVTGWAFVLLTPGYSWYALLLIALVALDGRWEWLGIALAGAAVYLLAPVVGHRPALSATAYGAAVLVIVAAGAVRRRRGTGERDATAPVHDRVRNS
- a CDS encoding MFS transporter; amino-acid sequence: MTAAKAGPAGAAGSAGKTRLILLTLAAGQFLMALDSSVMNVSIATVAEDIGTTVSGMQGAITAYTLVMAMLMISGGKVGALIGRKRAFMIGCVIYGLGSLTTSLAPNLTVLLLGWSFLEGVGAALILPAIVALVASNFGKEQRPAAYGLVAAAAAVAIAVGPLIGGAATTFFSWRWVFAGEVVMVLVILLLARPIVDAPPDHRPRIDVLGAILSAAGIGLFVFGILRTSEWGWFRPKATGPSWFGVSPVVWLVMAGLLLVWLFFRWEARLVARGVEPLVDPELLKNRQLSGGLTMFLFQYLVQMGVFFVVPLYLSVALGLSALHTGALILPLSITLLAAAIGVPRFIPNASPRRVVRWGILAMFAGAVVLMAALTPDSGAEVVTVPMLLIGLGIGLLASQLGAVTVSAVPDEQSAEVGGVQNTVTNLGASIGTALAGSIMIAVLTSSFLTTIDQNPAIPADVKTHTHTALAGSAPFLSDEQLTTALEEAGTDPVVAQAALDANEKARIEGLRAALALLALAALLALFFTQRIPAAQPGAARKPEGAPS
- a CDS encoding membrane protein, with product MQGDENAGELAALRARVAALESEAAQRTPPKHRMKSLLSALLIIIGCVLAPLGIVASWTSSIVGNTDRYVSTVAPLASDPDVQAAAANRVTAALMEHLDLATLLEDVAPDQRPLLQKALGKLGGSLEGAVSSFVKEKAQDVIASDQFETIWTNANRTIHTSLVKALTGSGDGAVEIKNDAVTIDLAPVIEQVKTRLVDAGMGVAAKIPEIHTDFTVVQSNDIGRVKTGFRLLQILGVWLPIIAVLLVAAGVLLSAHRRRILVTAALAVAFSVAVLGLGLTVFRTVYLNALPDTVSQAAAGSVYDAMIRLLRTTIRMVVVLGIVIALAAWLSGPGKYATAARQIWHSGIVATRATADRLGLRTGPVGPFIRRHRAWFTWGLVAIAVIVYILWSYPTGWVVVGLALALLFALAVTDFLAEDTTAPAEGTTPSPHPS
- a CDS encoding DUF2252 domain-containing protein, with translation MTKRDTTEATTTTAAGGGPRLSPEDRAEKGRAARTVAPRSAHGDFEPSPDRADPMDVIERQSATRLQELVPIRYGRMAESPFRFYRGAAAIMAGDLAGTPDSGIRAQLCGDAHMLNFRLLGSPERNLLFDINDFDETLPGPWEWDVKRLATSLVIAGRENGYSDRERASIVTSAVAGYREQMRDFARMNNLDVWYARVDESHLQAVAEGALHTRGRKNLTEALSKARGRDSLQAFEKLTEVVDGRRRFAAVPQLITPASELLGQEGEAIEDQIRDLVRRYGDSLQTDRRHLLEQYAIVDMARKVVGVGSVGTRCWIVLLLGRDGEDPLILQAKEAGDSVLAAYAGPSEYATGGERVVAGQRLMQAASDIFLGWQQTQGLDDVERDFYVRQLRDWKGIAEPARMVPRGMRVFASLCGVTLARAHARSGDRIAIAAYLGRGDVFDQALVRFAESYADLNERDHQRLVDAIASGRVTAVAA